One part of the Cyclobacteriaceae bacterium genome encodes these proteins:
- the mnmG gene encoding tRNA uridine-5-carboxymethylaminomethyl(34) synthesis enzyme MnmG yields the protein MFQNYDVIVIGAGHAGCEAAAAAATMGSRVLLVTMNMGTIAQMSCNPAMGGVAKGQIVREIDALGGLSGIVSDKSMIQFRMLNLSKGPAMWSPRTQNDRARFAEEWRLALEKMPNLDFWQEMVSELLIKDGKAVGIKTSLGIEIQAKAVILTNGTFLNGKIHIGEKQFGGGRTAEKAATGLTEQLVSIGFESGRMKTGTPPRVDGRSLDYSKMEEQKGDEHPGKFSYADTKPLTRQISCWITYTNDEVHETLKLGFERSPMFSGRIQGLGPRYCPSIEDKINRFAERERHQIFVEPEGWETVEIYVNGFSTSLPEDIQYQALRKIKGFENAKMFRPGYAIEYDFFPPTQLKLTLETQLIDNLYFAGQINGTTGYEEAACQGLMAGINAHNKISEKEPFVLKRSEAYIGVLIDDLVNKGTQEPYRMFTSRAEYRVLLRQDNADIRLTEKGHQIGLASDKRLDKVLDKKNGTRKLAELLKKTKVDPDQVNENLSQIQTATIREKIAIANLLKRPEVSIRDIRNLNPELDSIINEFSDEIQEQAELEIKYETYIEREQKLAEKIGSLENYKILSDFDYDRVKALSSEAREKLKKIKPETIGQASRISGVSPADISVLTVYMGK from the coding sequence ATGTTCCAGAATTATGATGTAATTGTTATAGGTGCCGGGCACGCGGGTTGCGAAGCTGCAGCTGCTGCCGCAACTATGGGCTCACGGGTATTATTGGTTACCATGAACATGGGCACAATTGCCCAAATGTCGTGTAACCCAGCCATGGGAGGTGTTGCAAAAGGCCAAATTGTGCGCGAGATTGACGCCTTAGGAGGGTTATCCGGAATTGTTTCCGATAAGTCTATGATCCAATTCCGCATGCTGAATCTTTCCAAGGGGCCGGCCATGTGGAGTCCACGAACCCAAAACGACAGGGCGCGCTTTGCTGAAGAATGGCGGCTAGCGTTGGAAAAAATGCCAAATCTTGATTTCTGGCAGGAAATGGTAAGTGAGTTGCTGATTAAGGATGGTAAGGCTGTTGGCATTAAAACATCACTAGGAATTGAAATACAAGCAAAGGCTGTAATCTTGACAAATGGAACTTTTCTTAACGGTAAAATCCACATAGGCGAAAAGCAGTTTGGTGGTGGCAGAACTGCAGAAAAAGCCGCCACTGGACTTACAGAACAGCTTGTTTCGATTGGCTTTGAATCGGGCCGGATGAAAACAGGAACACCGCCACGCGTAGATGGCCGATCGCTCGATTATAGTAAAATGGAGGAGCAAAAAGGGGATGAGCATCCCGGTAAATTCTCCTATGCTGATACTAAACCGCTTACCCGGCAAATAAGCTGCTGGATAACCTACACCAACGATGAGGTACATGAAACCCTGAAGTTGGGGTTTGAACGCTCACCCATGTTTAGCGGGCGCATCCAGGGTCTGGGCCCACGGTACTGTCCATCAATTGAAGATAAAATCAATCGCTTCGCAGAGCGCGAAAGGCACCAGATATTTGTTGAGCCCGAAGGATGGGAAACGGTCGAGATCTATGTGAACGGATTTTCAACTTCACTTCCGGAAGACATTCAGTATCAAGCTCTTAGAAAGATAAAAGGGTTTGAAAACGCTAAGATGTTTAGGCCCGGCTACGCCATTGAATATGATTTCTTTCCGCCTACACAACTTAAGCTAACACTGGAAACACAACTAATTGATAATCTGTACTTTGCAGGACAAATTAACGGTACCACAGGGTATGAAGAAGCCGCCTGCCAGGGCCTGATGGCAGGAATTAATGCACATAACAAAATCTCAGAAAAGGAACCCTTTGTACTAAAGCGCTCCGAAGCCTACATAGGTGTACTTATTGACGACCTTGTAAACAAAGGCACGCAAGAGCCTTACCGGATGTTTACTTCACGCGCAGAATATCGAGTGCTGCTAAGGCAGGATAATGCCGATATCCGATTAACCGAAAAGGGTCATCAAATCGGGCTTGCCAGTGATAAAAGATTGGACAAGGTTTTAGATAAAAAGAATGGTACCCGGAAACTTGCCGAACTGCTTAAAAAGACCAAAGTCGATCCTGACCAGGTCAATGAAAACCTATCTCAAATCCAAACGGCTACAATTCGTGAAAAAATAGCTATTGCTAACTTGCTTAAGCGGCCAGAAGTAAGCATACGTGATATACGAAACTTAAACCCTGAGCTTGACAGCATCATCAATGAATTTAGTGATGAAATTCAAGAACAGGCGGAACTGGAAATCAAATACGAAACCTACATTGAGCGCGAGCAGAAGTTGGCAGAAAAGATCGGAAGTTTGGAGAACTACAAAATCCTTTCAGATTTTGACTACGATCGTGTAAAAGCACTATCCTCGGAAGCTCGCGAAAAACTCAAAAAAATAAAACCTGAAACAATTGGTCAGGCATCACGCATCAGTGGGGTTTCGCCTGCAGATATATCCGTGTTAACCGTTTACATGGGCAAATAA
- the ybeY gene encoding rRNA maturation RNase YbeY, translating into MGSVFFFSEKTRFKLQNPRKTSGWLKKVIRAEGKELSSLNIIFCSDSYLGRINLQYLNHKTLTDIITFDHSGYEGLIAGDIFISIPRVKENAKKFHCPFDIELHRVMVHGALHLLGYNDKSDRQKAEMRKKEDSYLSLR; encoded by the coding sequence ATGGGCTCCGTTTTCTTCTTCTCTGAAAAAACAAGGTTTAAACTACAAAACCCCAGAAAAACCTCGGGCTGGCTAAAAAAAGTTATTCGCGCAGAGGGAAAAGAACTCTCCTCTTTAAACATCATTTTCTGCTCTGACAGCTATTTGGGCCGAATAAACCTTCAATACCTTAATCACAAAACCCTAACAGACATTATCACCTTTGATCATTCAGGTTATGAAGGGCTAATTGCGGGTGATATCTTCATCAGCATTCCAAGGGTTAAAGAAAACGCCAAAAAATTTCACTGTCCGTTTGACATAGAGCTGCACAGAGTAATGGTTCATGGAGCACTGCATTTATTGGGCTATAATGACAAGTCAGATCGCCAAAAGGCCGAAATGCGTAAAAAAGAGGACTCTTATCTATCTTTGCGTTAA
- a CDS encoding ATP-binding protein, which produces MNTISIQIPSIIDNIRMIESFIDNAKERFHLDDDIYGNIMIAVTEAVNNAIKHGNAGDSLKNVYLSLMLNDNLLKFVVKDEGEGFNYHNLPDPTAPENIEKPGGRGIFLMKHLSDEVEFKDGGKVVELSFYMNA; this is translated from the coding sequence ATGAACACCATCAGCATTCAGATTCCCTCCATTATTGATAATATCCGGATGATCGAAAGCTTTATTGACAATGCCAAAGAGCGCTTTCATTTGGATGATGATATTTATGGGAACATAATGATTGCTGTGACTGAGGCCGTGAATAATGCCATAAAGCACGGCAATGCGGGGGATTCCCTTAAAAATGTTTACCTAAGCTTAATGCTAAATGATAACCTGCTGAAGTTCGTTGTGAAAGATGAGGGCGAAGGTTTTAACTATCATAACCTGCCAGATCCAACGGCACCCGAAAACATTGAAAAGCCTGGTGGAAGAGGGATTTTCTTAATGAAGCACCTTTCTGATGAGGTTGAATTCAAAGATGGGGGTAAAGTTGTGGAGTTAAGCTTCTACATGAATGCCTGA
- a CDS encoding carboxymuconolactone decarboxylase family protein, with amino-acid sequence MGIVQDFNSYRSKMNDKIMASDSLIIKRIFNLDTNAYTEGHLDVRSKELIGLTCSLVLRCDDCVRYHLGKCKEVGLTTNEVNEAMGIATLVGGTIVIPHLRRAFEYWEELNHV; translated from the coding sequence ATGGGTATTGTTCAAGACTTTAACAGTTACCGAAGTAAAATGAATGATAAGATCATGGCCTCTGACAGCCTGATCATCAAAAGGATTTTCAACCTGGATACAAACGCCTATACCGAAGGGCACCTTGATGTTCGAAGCAAGGAGCTTATTGGATTAACCTGCTCATTGGTTTTGCGTTGCGATGATTGTGTGCGGTATCATTTGGGAAAGTGTAAAGAGGTTGGTTTAACCACCAATGAAGTTAACGAAGCGATGGGTATAGCTACATTGGTTGGGGGGACGATAGTGATACCACACCTTAGGAGGGCTTTCGAGTATTGGGAAGAACTTAACCATGTTTAA
- a CDS encoding ComF family protein codes for MTKENPLYKRLFGRIPLQSAFSFLIFSKGGKVQRLMHELKYNNHPEIGMVMGKVYGDELAKDGFAGMFDLILPIPLHPSKQRQRGYNQSEKFALGLADKLRVPCVTEALHRQVKTDTQTRKSKLKRWENVKDVFVVQNQEVIKNKSILLVDDVITTGATVEACALSLRQAHCKTISICSMAYAEE; via the coding sequence TTGACAAAGGAAAACCCGCTTTATAAAAGATTATTTGGCCGCATTCCTCTTCAATCAGCTTTTTCATTTTTGATATTCAGCAAAGGAGGTAAAGTGCAACGCCTCATGCACGAGCTCAAGTACAATAACCACCCGGAAATTGGCATGGTTATGGGCAAAGTTTATGGTGACGAACTTGCAAAGGATGGTTTTGCCGGCATGTTCGATTTGATTTTGCCGATTCCGCTCCACCCCTCCAAGCAAAGGCAAAGAGGGTATAATCAAAGTGAAAAATTTGCCCTGGGCCTGGCCGATAAGTTACGCGTGCCTTGTGTAACCGAAGCTTTGCACCGACAGGTAAAGACGGATACCCAAACGCGAAAATCAAAACTAAAACGGTGGGAAAATGTAAAAGATGTTTTTGTGGTTCAAAATCAGGAAGTAATAAAGAACAAAAGTATTTTATTGGTAGATGACGTGATTACCACCGGGGCAACGGTTGAAGCGTGTGCTCTTTCTTTGCGGCAGGCGCATTGCAAAACGATAAGCATTTGTAGCATGGCTTATGCTGAGGAATAA
- the gldJ gene encoding gliding motility lipoprotein GldJ, translating to MNNYLKALLFLAISSVVLSACSLFGRGGGKPTAQNPGQVSTATGLRFNNEDEGGFMVNAYKGQPDAPNMVFIEGGRTVMGSYEEDVMSFRDNIERTVSVASFYMDETEIANIHWLEYLHYLARDSSQEVYQAALPDTTVWVGKLAFNDPYVDHYLRYPGFRYFPVVGVSWTQATNYSVWRTRAVNIQLAKKAGTEYAETDGRIPLESGFVIPAYRLPTEAEWEYAAQAMIGTQWLEEMQTHQRVYPWDGHAVRNPYGKQMGFMLANFKRGRGDYAGIAGRLNDGALITSYIYEFPPNDFGLYNMAGNVSEWVQDVYRPLSFQDVDDLNPMRRDGFLDDASGYNNRILKDPATGEWTERNPESFTSLITDKARVYKGGSWKDVAYWMSPGTRRFLDQDSATATIGFRCAMIRAGSNY from the coding sequence ATGAACAACTATCTTAAGGCTCTTCTATTTTTAGCCATCAGTTCAGTCGTGCTTTCGGCCTGTTCCCTCTTTGGCAGGGGCGGTGGAAAGCCAACCGCCCAAAACCCAGGGCAAGTAAGTACCGCCACTGGTCTTCGTTTTAATAACGAAGACGAAGGGGGCTTCATGGTCAATGCATACAAAGGCCAGCCCGATGCCCCAAACATGGTATTTATTGAGGGCGGCCGAACGGTAATGGGTTCTTATGAAGAGGATGTCATGTCTTTCCGCGACAATATTGAAAGAACGGTTTCTGTTGCCTCCTTTTATATGGACGAAACTGAAATCGCCAACATCCATTGGTTGGAATATCTTCACTACCTGGCGCGCGATTCTTCTCAGGAAGTATACCAGGCTGCCCTTCCGGACACAACCGTATGGGTTGGAAAACTCGCATTTAACGATCCTTATGTTGATCACTACCTGCGCTATCCCGGTTTCCGCTACTTCCCCGTGGTGGGTGTTAGCTGGACTCAGGCTACAAATTATTCCGTTTGGAGAACCCGCGCTGTAAACATTCAACTTGCTAAAAAAGCCGGCACGGAATACGCTGAAACCGATGGTCGCATACCGTTAGAATCGGGCTTTGTTATCCCTGCATACCGCCTTCCTACCGAAGCGGAATGGGAATATGCTGCCCAGGCCATGATCGGCACACAGTGGTTAGAAGAAATGCAAACCCACCAGCGCGTTTATCCTTGGGATGGCCACGCTGTTCGTAACCCCTATGGAAAACAAATGGGCTTTATGCTTGCAAACTTTAAGCGTGGTCGTGGCGACTATGCTGGTATTGCCGGCCGCTTAAACGATGGCGCCCTTATTACTTCCTATATTTATGAGTTTCCTCCGAATGATTTCGGGTTGTATAACATGGCCGGAAATGTTAGTGAATGGGTTCAGGATGTTTACCGCCCGCTCTCTTTCCAGGATGTGGATGATCTTAACCCGATGAGGCGTGATGGATTTTTAGATGATGCCAGCGGCTACAACAACCGCATCCTTAAAGATCCTGCAACGGGTGAGTGGACCGAAAGAAACCCTGAAAGCTTTACATCGCTTATTACCGACAAAGCACGGGTTTATAAGGGTGGAAGCTGGAAAGATGTTGCGTATTGGATGTCTCCGGGTACACGCAGGTTCCTCGATCAGGATAGCGCTACAGCAACAATTGGTTTCCGTTGCGCGATGATCAGGGCCGGATCAAACTACTAG
- the mfd gene encoding transcription-repair coupling factor: MRANEFLGLYCADGLVKTVAAGIAAPNHQPIRIKGLSGSLDAVLVAATFTLHPQDYLVVLQDKEEAAYFQNDLQNLLGREILLFPMSYKRPYEFDETENANILMRTEVLNALAAKTSPQIIVTYPEALSEKVISRRSLSSNTFAIKTGEQLNVSFLEEFMHSYDFEKTDFVYEAGQFAVRGGIIDIFSFAHELPYRIELFGDEVESIRSFDPGSQLSVDTVQAINIIPDIQTRLMHEERQSLFEFIGSETRVWFKDFRLTVDVIQKSFDKVSESFHRIVASSNTQVVLSPEKLFDDSNSFLKLTNPFTKIEFGNRFELKNAVVFEWPSSAQPSFNKNFELLANNLIEHQNQGFVNFIAADVPKQLDRLRGIFEEIHPELHFTGLEFSLRQGFVDATLKILCYTDHQIFERFHRYRAREKFSRSKALTLRELQTLQPGDFVTHIDYGIGKFAGLEKKEVNGHEQEAIRLVYRDDDVLFVSIHALHKISKYSGKEGAPPLISKLGSQEWETKKSKAKKRVKDIAKELIELYAKRKGAPGYAFTPDGYLQAELESSFLYDDTPDQAKATEDVKYDMQQPHPMDRLVCGDVGFGKTEVAIRAAFKSATEGKQVAVLVPTTILAMQHFRTFKERLSNFPVTIEYISRFRSDKEIKKIIQQVGEGKVDILIGTHRIVSKDVGFKDLGLLVVDEEQKFGVKVKDRLKELKHNVDVLTLTATPIPRTLHFSLMGARDLSIIATPPPNRQPVTTELHTFNETIIRDAVSFELRRGGQVFFVHNRVNDIEEVANIIYKLVPDARIGIAHGQMDGDKLEKAMMKFIDGEYDVLVSTNIIESGLDIPNANTIIINQAHMFGLSDLHQMRGRVGRSNKKAFCFLLTPPASLLTSDSRKRLASLEEFSDLGDGFKVAMRDLDIRGAGNLLGAEQSGFINDLGFETYHKILDDAIQELKETYFKDLFANELAAKAKLIVQDCIIETDLEILIPESYVNNTSERLQLYARLDNIKNEEQLEKFIGELRDRFGEIPVSVRELINSVRLRWLGEKVGFEKLTLKGGKLRGYFVSSKEEYFNSEVFSKVLQYVQTHPRSCKLREQAGKPLLVIDSVEQVEKAIEILHHMIGLEYKSAKEIVSR; encoded by the coding sequence TTGAGGGCGAATGAATTTTTAGGTCTGTACTGTGCGGATGGTTTAGTGAAGACCGTAGCCGCAGGGATCGCTGCGCCCAATCACCAACCTATTCGAATTAAAGGTTTATCCGGCAGCCTGGATGCAGTATTGGTGGCCGCAACGTTTACACTGCACCCGCAGGATTACCTGGTTGTTTTACAGGATAAGGAAGAAGCTGCCTACTTTCAAAACGACCTTCAAAATTTATTAGGGCGCGAGATTCTCCTGTTCCCGATGTCGTACAAACGGCCCTATGAGTTTGACGAAACGGAGAATGCCAATATTCTCATGCGCACCGAAGTGTTGAATGCGCTTGCGGCAAAAACTTCTCCTCAAATTATAGTTACTTATCCGGAAGCCTTGTCGGAAAAAGTAATCAGCAGGCGATCACTCTCCTCTAATACATTCGCTATAAAAACTGGTGAACAACTTAATGTTTCCTTCCTGGAGGAATTCATGCACAGTTACGATTTCGAAAAAACAGATTTCGTTTATGAGGCAGGGCAGTTTGCGGTGCGTGGGGGAATCATTGATATTTTTTCATTTGCTCACGAATTGCCTTACCGGATTGAGTTGTTTGGTGATGAGGTAGAAAGTATTCGCTCATTCGATCCCGGATCGCAGCTTTCGGTCGATACGGTACAAGCCATTAATATTATCCCGGATATTCAAACGCGCTTGATGCACGAAGAGCGACAATCATTATTTGAGTTTATCGGAAGTGAAACCCGGGTTTGGTTTAAAGATTTTCGTTTGACTGTTGATGTTATTCAGAAGTCCTTCGACAAAGTCAGCGAATCCTTTCATCGCATTGTCGCCTCCAGCAATACGCAGGTGGTGTTAAGTCCGGAGAAACTTTTTGATGACAGTAATTCTTTTTTAAAGCTGACGAATCCCTTCACAAAAATTGAATTCGGTAATCGGTTTGAACTAAAGAATGCAGTAGTTTTTGAATGGCCATCATCCGCACAGCCTTCGTTCAATAAAAATTTCGAGTTACTTGCCAACAATCTCATCGAGCACCAAAACCAGGGATTTGTAAACTTTATCGCGGCTGATGTGCCCAAACAACTCGACCGCCTGCGTGGAATTTTTGAGGAGATTCATCCTGAACTTCACTTTACTGGTTTGGAATTTTCGCTCCGCCAGGGATTTGTCGATGCCACCTTAAAAATCCTTTGTTATACCGATCACCAGATTTTTGAGCGTTTCCATCGCTATCGTGCACGGGAAAAATTTTCGCGTTCAAAGGCCCTTACCCTGCGTGAATTACAAACGTTGCAGCCGGGCGATTTTGTTACCCACATTGATTACGGCATTGGAAAGTTTGCCGGGTTAGAAAAGAAAGAAGTAAACGGGCACGAGCAGGAAGCCATTCGCCTGGTATACCGCGATGACGATGTTTTATTTGTGAGCATACATGCGCTGCACAAAATATCAAAATACTCGGGCAAAGAAGGTGCTCCTCCACTCATCAGTAAACTTGGATCGCAGGAGTGGGAAACAAAAAAATCAAAAGCCAAAAAGCGTGTTAAGGACATTGCCAAAGAACTCATAGAGCTATATGCCAAACGCAAAGGTGCTCCTGGTTATGCTTTCACGCCCGATGGTTATTTGCAGGCCGAGTTGGAGTCTTCATTTTTATATGACGATACCCCCGACCAGGCCAAGGCTACAGAAGATGTAAAATATGACATGCAGCAACCGCACCCAATGGATCGGTTGGTGTGTGGAGATGTTGGATTTGGTAAAACGGAGGTGGCCATTCGTGCGGCTTTTAAATCCGCCACAGAAGGAAAACAAGTGGCTGTGCTGGTGCCCACCACTATTTTAGCGATGCAGCATTTTCGTACCTTTAAAGAAAGGCTTTCAAATTTTCCGGTAACCATCGAATACATTTCCCGGTTCCGCTCTGATAAAGAAATAAAAAAAATCATTCAGCAGGTGGGGGAGGGAAAAGTTGATATTCTCATTGGCACCCACCGCATTGTCAGCAAAGATGTTGGGTTTAAAGATCTCGGGTTACTGGTTGTGGATGAAGAACAAAAGTTTGGTGTTAAAGTTAAAGACAGGCTAAAAGAACTAAAGCATAATGTTGATGTGCTTACCCTCACCGCTACGCCCATACCGCGTACCCTGCACTTTTCATTAATGGGCGCACGCGACCTAAGCATTATTGCTACACCTCCACCCAACCGACAACCAGTAACCACAGAGTTGCACACGTTTAATGAAACCATTATTCGCGATGCTGTAAGCTTTGAATTGCGCAGAGGAGGGCAGGTCTTTTTCGTACATAACCGCGTAAACGATATTGAAGAAGTAGCAAACATCATCTACAAACTGGTACCAGATGCCCGCATCGGTATTGCACATGGACAGATGGATGGCGACAAGCTGGAGAAAGCCATGATGAAATTTATTGATGGCGAATACGATGTGCTGGTGTCAACCAACATCATAGAATCGGGTTTGGATATACCCAATGCCAACACCATCATCATTAACCAGGCGCACATGTTTGGTTTGTCCGATCTTCACCAGATGCGCGGCCGCGTTGGGCGCTCCAATAAAAAAGCATTTTGTTTCTTACTCACTCCACCGGCTTCACTGCTTACCTCCGATTCGCGGAAACGTTTGGCTTCGCTCGAAGAATTTTCAGATCTGGGTGATGGCTTTAAGGTAGCTATGCGCGATTTGGATATACGCGGTGCAGGAAATTTATTGGGTGCGGAACAAAGCGGTTTTATAAATGACCTTGGGTTTGAAACGTACCATAAAATATTGGACGATGCCATTCAGGAGCTAAAGGAAACTTATTTCAAAGATTTGTTTGCCAACGAACTGGCCGCGAAAGCAAAGCTTATTGTTCAGGATTGCATTATTGAAACTGACCTGGAAATACTTATTCCGGAAAGCTATGTAAACAATACGAGTGAGCGCCTTCAATTGTATGCGCGGTTGGATAACATAAAGAATGAGGAACAGTTAGAAAAATTCATTGGTGAACTTCGCGACCGGTTTGGGGAAATCCCTGTGTCGGTTCGTGAATTGATCAACTCCGTTCGGCTAAGGTGGCTGGGAGAAAAGGTCGGGTTTGAAAAGTTAACCCTAAAAGGAGGAAAACTTCGTGGGTATTTTGTGTCCAGCAAAGAAGAGTATTTTAACTCTGAAGTTTTCAGCAAAGTGTTACAGTATGTCCAAACACATCCGCGCAGTTGCAAATTGCGTGAACAAGCAGGAAAGCCTCTTTTAGTTATTGATTCGGTCGAGCAGGTAGAAAAAGCTATAGAAATACTCCATCATATGATTGGTCTTGAGTATAAATCAGCTAAGGAAATTGTGTCCAGGTAA